The genomic window CACCACCTCCGCCGCCACGGCCACCACCCCGCAGAGCTCGGATGATGTCTTCGGGGTTGGGCTGGTTATTGCCGCCGCCACCACCGCCCCCGCCACCGGCGGAAGCCATGCGTTCGGCAAATACACCTTTGATGATCTCCGCCACATCGCTGGCTTTATTATAGATCACCGGGATCAACCGCGGTTTGGCGATCGTTTGCACATCTTCGGGGCTCTCTTCGCGGTCGATCACCTGCAGGATGGTTTCGATGGTTTGCATGTCCAGAGCATTGGCTTGCACGATCAGGGCGTTCAAGCGATCGTCGGGCACGATGCTGACCGAACCGGTGGCCGTCAGGATCGGGCCGCCTCCGCTGTCGCCCATGCCGCCGCCACCGCCCAAGCCCATTAGACCGCCCAGCATGCCCAGGCCGCCGCCCAGTTCATCCAGCAGGCCGCCCCCGGCGGCGCCCATGCCGCCGGAACTGTCGCCGCCCAAGATGGCGGTCACCATCGAACTGGCCACGCCGGCCTTGACATACTTCAACCAAAACACGGTGGGTTGTTCGCTGGTGAAACTGGATTGTTCGGACAGCGTTCGCAGCAGGTCTTCAAAATCGTCTAAGGCCAAGGGATCATCCGAAGCCACGATCATGCCCTGGGGCGTGAAGGTGATCACGATGTCGGCTCCGCTGCGCAGCTCGTCATCCGCGTTGGAGCTGGATTGGTCGGCGGAATCTTCTGGAGCGGAATCGTTCGCGTCGGAATCGGTCGAGACCGAATTGTTCGAGGTGGGCGGTGAGCTCACAGCGGTTCGCTGGACGGCCAAGCGAAAGGGGCTGCGGGCGATCGTGCGCCCGGCCGTCTGCGGTGACTCGTCGTCGGCCGCCGGCTGTTCGGGTTGCTCGGCCGGTTCGTCGTCGCGTTGTAGGCGGCGTTCGGGAAAGCCACCGCCATCGTTTTGTTTGGCAGCCGGCGTGATCATCCGGATGCGGTTCTTGCGGCCCGAATTCTCCCACATCAATTCGGCTTGCTCGAGCAGGTCGACGGCGTTTTGGCCGCTGTAGGGCAGCACGCGAATCGTATCGCCCAGCGACCCCAATGCGTCGCTGCCTTCCAGCCGTTCGATCAAGTCCTTGGTCTGCTCAATCTGTTCGGGGGTGCCGCGGATCCACAACCGGCCGGTGATCGGATCGCCGTCGACGATTGGTCCCGCGTTGTTCTCTTCGGTCTTGCCGAAAAACTTGTTGATCGTCAGCAGGGCTGCCGAGGGTTCCAGACGCCGCAGCTGAATCGTGTCGACTTGGATGCCCTTGCCTTCCAGCTTGTCGAGGGCTGACTGCACGATGGTGTGGGTGTCGGGGCGGGTGAACACGATCAAGGAGTTGGAGGCTGGGTCCAGCGACAGTCGCGTGTCGGGCAGTCCTGCCAACAGGGTGGAAATCACATCAAACACGGTCGAGGGATCGGCCACCGTGATCGGGTAGGTGCGAAGGTCGGGCAGCTGGACTTCCTGCGTCTGCTCGCCGTCGAGCATCAGCGGCTTGTCGGCCTTTTCGACGATGCGTTGGAACAGCGCCACCGAAGAGGGTTCGCCGGCGACAAACATGCGATCACCAAAGGGGTCGACCGAGATTTTGATCGATTCGTTGGCATTGACGCCTTCTTCCAGGCCCAGCAAGGGACGCGCCAGCATCAATACCTCGTCGGCCGCGCGGTTTTCCAGCGCGATCTCGGTGACTTCCAAACCCGCGTTGGTGGCTTCATCCAACACGGCTCGGATCGCTTTCAGCCGCGCCACCGTGTCGGTGACCACCACTTGGCGAGCCGACGGCAGGATCGACATCGGCATGCTGGGCCCAAGCATCTGCCGCAGTTCCTCATCCGCCGCTTCGGCCGTCATCGCGCCGAGCGGAAAGATGGTTTTGACGATGTCCGATT from Roseimaritima ulvae includes these protein-coding regions:
- a CDS encoding secretin N-terminal domain-containing protein, with the translated sequence MPYRIFYAILVVAAALAIPGGVFSISHAQEPAATPPADSQPPTESAPSAAPEAAADTEAAADTEAAAETDAEPAAATEPAASTEQPAAAEQPAPVEQPAAPDAAAPEAAAAPIVQGGGSQKLRFNFSNTSWKDVLLWLSEEADLSLKAERYPEGTLSFIDPSREYTVSEALDQLNRQLLDRGFAMVRRGRMLMVIDLESPLAPKFIENIAEVVTPEALDERGESDIVKTIFPLGAMTAEAADEELRQMLGPSMPMSILPSARQVVVTDTVARLKAIRAVLDEATNAGLEVTEIALENRAADEVLMLARPLLGLEEGVNANESIKISVDPFGDRMFVAGEPSSVALFQRIVEKADKPLMLDGEQTQEVQLPDLRTYPITVADPSTVFDVISTLLAGLPDTRLSLDPASNSLIVFTRPDTHTIVQSALDKLEGKGIQVDTIQLRRLEPSAALLTINKFFGKTEENNAGPIVDGDPITGRLWIRGTPEQIEQTKDLIERLEGSDALGSLGDTIRVLPYSGQNAVDLLEQAELMWENSGRKNRIRMITPAAKQNDGGGFPERRLQRDDEPAEQPEQPAADDESPQTAGRTIARSPFRLAVQRTAVSSPPTSNNSVSTDSDANDSAPEDSADQSSSNADDELRSGADIVITFTPQGMIVASDDPLALDDFEDLLRTLSEQSSFTSEQPTVFWLKYVKAGVASSMVTAILGGDSSGGMGAAGGGLLDELGGGLGMLGGLMGLGGGGGMGDSGGGPILTATGSVSIVPDDRLNALIVQANALDMQTIETILQVIDREESPEDVQTIAKPRLIPVIYNKASDVAEIIKGVFAERMASAGGGGGGGGGNNQPNPEDIIRALRGGGRGGGGGGGGDQGEKSEPTKISIAVDARSNSLIVTATPQDFEEIRELVEQVDQAGAESEEITDVIALNGAVNPEVIKQALESVLGQSVDTSSTSSDSNSTTTNRTENNNNNGNSAADVQRRIEAFRAMRGAIGGEGRGGRGGGTTGGRGGGGFGGGRGGGGGRGGR